tttccttgATCTCTCATTTTACTCAGTCAAAAATGGCTTCCCTTAtattctcataaatattttcacaattattaCCTATAAACATCAATTTTACGCAAtaaaaactttacatatttacgcaataaaaatcaatatcttttgtttttcactCTAACAGTAGAAAAGTTACATCCgtcactatttattttcatattttatatttataattttttttataaaatattaaaatatttttcataaaatataaaatatcgaataataaataataactgatgaaaagaattttaacataaaaacaCCAAcacaacatttaaaaaaaaaataacatataagaTAACTTCAATTGTTTCCTAACAAATTTATGGCAAAATGATGAACTTGATTTTATTGATCGTAGCAGTAAGCACACAGCATAAATCAATTAGACTTGACTTGTAAACAAATCACAAagaacttactttttttttattttaactcaaactcaaactaacaaattaaataattgaagCTAACAAACAATGCATAATAATTAAAGTTAGTTAACAACTTAAGTTAGATGGAGAAACTTGACCCTCTGATACCacaagcatattatataattaatatatttataattaaacaaactttgggaaaaaaaaaaagtaagcaaaaaatatatatataaataaataaagcttgGAGTCAAAGCACaacaatttttagttttatatatatatatatatatatatatatatattaaaaaaaaaaaaaaaagggaccaaCGGCAACCTTATCCTCCTAACTAAACCGGGCCCGCAATCAACCAAAATGAAACCGCCACCAGTTCCAAGCTACCCCATATGCTGCAATTCTGCGTATCATCAAATCAAGAAAACTCTACCCGCAAGAAaccttcttttttctctttaatttattcctttaaaaaaatgccAAGATTAGGTCTAAATTCACTATTTGGAGTGGCCCTTTTGAATTATAGCTgcaatttattttaatcatatatattataacttcaTGCTCTTGTCCCTATATTTGTGTACACATCCCCTCCTAgatacttcttcttcttctactctttCATGTCAATGGTGGAAGATTGCTAATTAATATCAcaagcttttaaaaaaaaaaaggcacttatttatcaaaaaaatcaaacattgcTAGCTAGggaaattattttcttggtgtgtatatatatatatatatatataaattcatatttatgttGGTGTCTAAGATTCTTACGATCGTAtcctaataatataatattatggtAATATTTGTAGATGCTATAAATATTGTAGGATATCATGCTTTTATTCATGTATTAATTCCTATTtagtttatgaaaaattctttttatcagttattattcaccATATCACACTTTATATcccataaaaaagttataaatatagatgtaagaatgaatagtaattgatgtataacattcttattaatttataagtcttattcatgaaaaattctttttatcagtcattattcactaTATCACactttatatcttataaaaaaagttataaatataaatgtagaagtgaatagtaactgatgtatAACATTCTTATTAGTTTATAAGTCtcttttaattacaaattaatctataaatttaaaaataataatttaaaatttactaaAAAACAATAATCTTGGATCGAGGAAAATATAGGTAACCTAAAAATTGgttgaaaaagtgaataaaaattgagtaaaaaGATTGACAAGATGTTGTAGTTACCCATTGCATTGCATGCAAAAGTATCCTCGCCGCCGCCGCCTCGCCTGATCAGATAGCAGCGACGGGTGGGCCAATCCTTTTTGGAGACCTACATGGGAAACAACAAAACACTTCACTTCACGACGTTGACACATGACACATGCATGGGAAACAAAACGCACCCTAATATACACGTGTgcaactaaaaatccaaaaaaaaagaatattaattacCTTTTGATGGaaaatttaactttattataaagaaaaaaattttaaaattttagagggttttattagaattttttattttttagggttTTCCACCAAATTTAATTCATTCTTTTGCTAATTTTAAAGATAAGCTCATGTATTCTGAttttgatgagtttttttttttttttctggtttttttatgaatttggtgaaattttattgaattcaGAATTTCATGCACTCtctactttattatatattataaaaagaagaCGTACCATACTACCAATTGAACTGCAAATCAATTAATccgataattttttatataaacatataattataatgtagtaaaattaattatatattttcattaaaaaaacctaataaagtcttttacatatatatatatatatatattttgtagacAATTAATATATGGGAAGGAGATCATTCAACCCGGCGGCAAGGATCTCACCCTCATGAAATACGGGTATTGATGGGTAGGCTAAGAAttcgtttagataatgagataagataaataaaatattattaaaatattattttttaatattattattattttgagatttaaaaaagttaatttttttattatattttatataaaaaatttgaaaatattgtaatgatgaaataagatagatTAAAAGTATTTTGAGGCCTAAATGTCAGAGGTGGCTAATTAACAGCATTTAATTATTCTTCCTTAACACATCCCTTAtaatcaatgaaaaaaaataattaaggataAGAATCATGCATGTATCTCGTGAAACAACCGTAATTCATGAATTAAGTTGCTGCTTAACTCTTAATACTCATTATAAATAATGCATATTCAAttacctaattaattaaaaaaaactcacccaattttatttttttatttaaaaaataacattaaattgGTTTTGGAAGTATATAAAAGATCATCAGAATCTATAGCATAACTATTGCTTTAAAATATCttcgttttttttattattattaatcagAAATAGCTGTATTTTCACCAAAAATGGGTGGTGTCTGTACAGAGAAAGACGTTTAAATTACCAAAACCCAATTCAATCTGTATAAATGCAAACTCATTGATTACTCATGAAAACTACAGACATCGAAGCGTTCAAAGATTAAgacaattaattcttttttttttttccccctttcgttttgaaatttgaatgctAAAACACCTGCCGACTTGATGATATGAGGACCATATCGTTTGCAATaccaaaacaaatttcataaaaatctgATCCAATACCCAAATAGATTAACCATACAATTTGTACCATTGAAGATATATAATGttaaagataaatgttataGCCATAAATAGATatcgaaaaaataaatttacatactaacatgatttcatatgatacgttagatatTGAGTTgcaattgtatattttttcttaaattgaaagaataattaaatcatttccatcataatatcataacaATCTATCTACTCACAAGCTTATATTTAGAGCAAATTATATAAGCTTactaaaatatcttataaatagtctttattaaaatgaataaatattaaaattcaataacagtacaataatgatgaaatggatattttaaaaaataaaaaaaggaaattgcattAATTACAATTTGTGACTTTACATCAATAAATACtgtctgtatatatatatatatattaaatatagtataaatgttaacattaaatataatgagatttagttattatatttatattttgtaaattagaaaaaaattaaatagacaaTACAAAATTAGAAACTTGCAAAGAAAAAACGAGGAGAGATGAAGTACACGtaacaacagagagagagagagagagatcgcgcgcaTTGATTCTGACAGAAACACCCGTGGAAGCgcctctcctctcttcctccttttgtctttcttttcttcctctctttctttctatatatTCATCCCCTTCACGAGCCCATGCGCGTCCCCTGCACTGCACTGCACTGCACTGCACACGTATAtgtagtctctctctctctactgtGGGGATCGATTTCTTCTGCTGGttggttttcaaatttcaatggcTTTCGCAAACCCACTTCACTATTTTTGGGTTTTCAAAACCAAGAGAGCTAACCTCTACTACCTCATATTCGTCGCCATCCTCTGCTCTCTCTGCTACCTTGTAGGAATTTGGTCTCACTCCTCCACCGCCGTCATCCCCTCCTCCTTCTCTGGCGTCTCATGCTCCGACCAGTCCCTTAACTCCACCTTCGTCTCCTCCGTTTCAGTCGTCGCCCTTGACTTCTCGGCCCACCACCAGGCCCCCGACCCCTCTCCTACGGCGGCGCGTGTTAATCACATCCCTCCCTGCGAGGCCAAGTTCTCTGAGTATACCCCGTGCGAGGACGCCGAGAGGTCCTTGAAGTTTGACCGGAATATGCTGGTGTACAGGGAGCGGCACTGCCCGGAGCCCCGCGAGGTGCTCAAGTGCCGAGTCCCAGCGCCCTACGGTTACAAGGTGCCGTTCCGGTGGCCGGAGAGTCGGGACTCGGTGTGGTTTGCTAACGTGCCACACAAGCATTTGACGGTGGAGAAGAAGAACCAGAATTGGGTCAGGTTCCAGCGAGACCGGTTCAGGTTCCCCGGAGGCGGGACAATGTTTCCGAATGGTGCAGATGCCTACATTGATGATATTGGGAAGCTAATTAATCTGAAAGACGGGTCTATAAGGACCGCCATCGATACCGGTTGTGGGGTACAAACAGTTCTCAATTCCcttaatttcttcttcctaCTTTGTTTCCTTCTTCCTACTTTTCTTGAATGATGGCGGGATGGCCGGAACTTTTACTGTGTGAACCGGCCGGttcattatatatagttaacTCTGGACCAGCCGGTTCATTGTATATAATTGAAATGGGCATACGAGTCTATAAGGATAGAGGCTGCCATTTGTAGGTGCGGTGGTTGCACTCTATATTTGACTCCATGAACCGTCTGGTGCATGGAGTTCAAAgatttttagcattttttatttttaaaatttgatatttatttcttaattcatttatctttttttttcttttcttttctgagcTTTTGTGAAATTTGATTCAGAATTGAAAATTGCTTCGGATTTACACTTGAAAATGCAATTGGGTTGGGTTGAATCAATATAATTAAgagttttatttgtttctttttgttcgttacactttttaagaaaaatatattatatgattttttgtctttttctgaTCTCTAAAGTTCTGCATTGTTcattcccaaaaaaatttaataacataataaaTGCTTTTAGGGGTacacttttttctatttattttttgataactCGAGCAAATTTGGTTTCCGAAAAATTCTCTTATCAACTATTATTCATCACTCTACATCTCAcgtcttatgaaaaatactcctATACTCTATTAGAAGTACCCCATACCATATCCCACATCTATATGATGTgaggtgtgagagtgaataatgGTTGATACATAGTAAatctttttggttttcttcCCTTTCTCACTGCTCACTGtgtgaatttagaaaaattatatatatcttttttttaaacttatcttCTCCcaataaaaagacaaataaaGGAAGCTTAGGACGGCTGTGAAGATAATAAGTTGGTCcactttctttttaataaaagaaaaattggcGGAGGTCCTCatgtaaattgtaaaaaaagGGTTTTGGAATTATATGCAGAGGTagttttcaatttcttcaaattgaAGTAAAGTATAATGCATGAAAGGTATGAACTTTCTTGcgttttttggttcttttttatttaaaagtttctTAATTGTTAGAGGAGGTTTTAGTTTTACTCAAATTGCAATGAAGAAACCTTTTTAAAAAAGGTTTATCGAATGCACTTTGTCATTATATCATCTTTATTACTACGTTTTTAAAGCACTAATTAATTCTTTAAAAGAGTGCAGGCGAGGAAGCAAAACATTAGCTTGGATCAATCTTCCCATAATCATGGCACTTTGTAACTACTCCATTCACACTTTCTTAACTCGCAAGTTATTTACAGGTCTAGGAAGTTTTAGTTTAGGCACGTTATCTACACTGTTGGGTGGTTTCATCTGCatcttaagttttttttttttttttaaaaatacttaaattcGCACCCAAAACAATAAAAGTAGAATTCAAGCTGATCAGTGTTATGAAAAGTGTGGATATTTGACAAATGTTTTCTGATTTTGGTCTTGAAAATATATTCAGGTTGCAAGTTGGGGAGCATACCTTCTTTCTCGTAACATTCTTGCAGTGTCATTTGCACCAAGAGACACCCATGAAGCTCAGGTCCAATTTGCTCTTGAACGAGGAGTTCCGGCATTGATCGGAGTTCTTGCTTCGATTAGGCTTCCTTACCCTTCAAGAGCCTTTGACATGGCTCACTGCTCACGTTGTCTCATTCCTTGGGGCCAGTATGGTAATCCCAAGCTCCATTTCTACTTCTCCCTATAGAATTTTGTTGTACTTatcatattcaattttttttctgaacTTGTATATTGCTTATAATGGGTGTGTAGATGGGCATTATTTGATTGAAGTGGATCGAGTTCTTCGTCCTGGTGGGTACTGGATCTTGTCTGGGCCACCAATAAACTGGCAGAATCACTGGAGAGGTTGGGAAAGAACTCCTGAAGATCTCAAGGCAGAACAGACAGGAATTGAGAATGTTGCTAGGAGCCTATgctggaaaaaaataaagcagaAGAATGACATTGCTATTTGGCAGAAGCCAACTAACCATGTTCACTGCAAGATGAACAGGAAGGTTTTCAAGTTTCCACAGTTTTGTCCGGCACAGGATCCAGACAAAGCATGGTAATGCAGCTTTCAATTTCAATAAGCTACACTTTTTGTagtctttttttaaatcaaattgatgttttctttccgACATTGTTCGTTTGAGTTTTCGaataaatttaaagattgaCTTCTAGTCATGGATATATTAGTAGTTATTGCCTATACTTTTgaccttttctttttgtgggAGCTCCCAGCAAACGGCCTAAGAAAATTCTTCTCACTGCCAAAAAAGACTTTATCAGTGATACCAAAACCATAGTGTGTGGTAAAGGCTATGGGAATTAGATGTCATTGTTAGTtaaatgtttctttttcctccctGAAATTCAAACTTTTGTCAGTTACTCTATCCAATCATTGAAGCTTTTGTTTTATTGGATCCTTTCTTCTGCCTTGTCTTTTACTCCATGTTGTGTTTGGTTGCTTgaaagatatattttattttaaatattttttaatgcatttgATGGAGcatctatttaaatttttttaatctctgttCTAACAGTATTCTATCTTTCACTTCTTTTGCAGGTACACTAAAATGGAGAACTGTATAACCCCATTGCCTAACGTTTCCAACATTAAACAAGTGGCAGGTGGGGAATTAGCAAACTGGCCAGAGAGGTTGACTTCAATTCCACCGAGGATTAGAAGAGGAACTTTGAAGGGAATTACAGCTGAAACTTTCACAGAAAATACAGAGTTATGGAGAAAGAGAGTAGCATATTACAAGACCATAGACCATCAACTAGGAGAGCGCGGGAGGTATCGTAATTTGCTGGATATGAATTCCTACTTGGGAGGATTTTCAGCTGCATTAGTAGTTAATGATCCTGTGTGGGTTATGAACGTTGTCCCGGTCGAGGCTGATGTCAACACACTTGGAGTTGTCTATGAACGAGGATTGATTGGAACATATCAAAATTGGTATGCTTTTACTCTCTTCATTTACTAATTTCTTATACAGTGGTTCAGTCAATTGGCAAATATCAGTTGGTCTGGCCTTTCTTTTGCTCCCCAATGGTCACCAGTTCAAGTCCCTTTAGTGCTACTGGAGGTTTACCTGATCAATAACTTCAGGGCTCCATGGGATTAGTTGAGGTGCGCGTAAGCTGGCCCAGACACCCACagttatctaaaaataaaaataaaaatatcaaaagaagtTTCTGAGAAGAAAGTGACTTcgattgtgttttttttttttttttgctttgctaaagacaaaaaaagttgTTCCTCGTTTGGCACGCTATTGGCATTACctaatttataactaaaagtTTGCCGTTCAATCAGTAGTTTTCAAAGGTTGCTAGTAATTTGTCTCCCTCCTGTTAGGTGTGAGGCCATGTCAACTTACCCTCGAACTTACGACTTCATCCATGCTGATTCTGTTTTTAGCCTCTACAAGGACAGGTATTCCTCAGTTTTGTAGTATTTGTCTTGGTTACTAGACCCTGAACATAATTTTGTTTCTCTAATCCTGAATCAATTGTGCTACAGATGTGATATGGAAGATATCTTGCTTGAAATGGATCGGATTTTACGGCCAGAAGGGAGTGCGATTTTCCGGGACGATGTAGACTACTTGGTGAAAATCAAGAGCATCTTAGATGCAATGCAATGGGATAGCAGAATTGTAGACCATGAAAATGGACCTCTGGAAAGAGAGAAGATTTTGATGGCAGTAAAGCAGTATTGGACAGCTCCAGCCCCTGACCAAAATCAACAGGGAACCATAAGCGCTTCATGAATAATATGacttcaattttctttacatttttctGTTAATAATTTTCATCAGAAGCTGATTCTTTGGCACCCATTAGGGAAAGTACATGTATTCACATGCAGGAGCATACAGAAATTAAGCCTTGGAGGCGAGCTCAATATTCTCCAAGACTTTGAAAGAGGGAGGACAAGATTGTCTCAGAGAGTTCTAAAGACGAGAGGTGGAAGATTTTGGAGAATTTGAGTTGCTTCCCCAAAAATTTGGACTGGTCTACTTTTACGCTCTGAATATAAGTCAATTGATTTTGCAAATGGCATGTAAATTCACCCAACAGACAAACGTTACATCATTATTATCATATGGAACACTCCGTTTAGCCTcgatctattttttatatatatattttttaagttgggTTACTAACGGAGTGgataatttattgaaaaagtaatttatttgaaaaatttttctcattagtcactattcactacctCACATCcaacaccctataaaaaaattaaaaaaaaaaaaaaactacaagtGTGGAATATGAAAGTAAATTGTGACTGATtcataaaataactcaatttatttaatcatcTCACACGGTACCATGTGAATTTGCAAGTGAAACATATCGGTGGTTACTTGTCATAAAGCAAATCAAACACACGAAAAAGACtatgcatcatcatcatcatcatcatcaccaccaGGCATAACAGATCCCCTCAGTTTGTTTAGCACTTGATGCCCATGAGTTTCTGCAGGGTGACCCAGGTCTCTGATTCTAGCCATTCTAAACAAAGTTTACAAACCACAAACAAGTACAgcttatattttgtgttgaaactACGTGCGAGCAGTTAAGATTTTCGGGACAGAAGAGCAATGATACTTAAATCAACTCCAGAAACAAGGCTTCTTGTTTGCTGGTCAGGCCTAGTTCACTCAAACTCAACGAACTGTCACTAAAGCTGAAAGCATGCCGGGGGTATGGCCTCACCTGTTCATCATGTAAATGAAGCCAATTAGAATCGGGAACACTTGCAATAACAACTCTCCAATTTTCACATTACGTTTGATCTCCTAAATCACTTTTCCATCTTCAAAATGCTCGCAAGCCACTCTCTTAACACAATACATAATAGAGCAGCAAAACAGTAGTTATATTGACAACCATGATTCTTTTTAGCCAAAAAAGAACCCCACTCCTAAAAGAAGCTCAACTCACTCTAgcattaaacaaattaaaaacctTAAGAACTTCAGCTCAACTGGCAACCACATGGACAACACCGCATGCACTCATGGATTAtgtgaaatgaaaatgttatttacCTCTGAAGTAAACATCTCTGCACTGATAATGTTATAAAGCATCCTCAAATAAGGGTAAGGGTCATTACATTAGGATAAAGATTCTGTTATAACGTATAATCCATTAACTGAAATTCCCAGTATTTATTACAATATAGTTCTCTGTTCTATATATGTTGTTACCTCTTTCTTATTCTATTTGTGACACAGGATTAAACCAAACTACGGCAGTCAATCCTATCTAAATTCACATGTTTAATCATGACCCAATAAAATATCCAGATATAAAGGATCGTATCCAACTACAATGGTTATGGTTATCCTTCACAAACTGCATCCAGGAAACAGAGCAAAAGCACCACTGCACCACTTCTGAAACTGTGTTAGTAGCAGCCAGCACTTTAGTTATGggaatgaaaattgaatttttacaGAGCGAATAACAAATTTCTCCACTGTGAATGCTGAGTATGATGGATACAAATGCCATCCTAATGGAAAACTAAACAGTTCAAGGGAAGGCAATCAGAAATCTAGAGAAAAGGGGTTGTCACTTACCACTCTGTAAGTGCCAGACTTCACCACTCTACCAACATCTATGAAGTCAAATAGAAGCTACAGAGG
Above is a genomic segment from Juglans microcarpa x Juglans regia isolate MS1-56 chromosome 1D, Jm3101_v1.0, whole genome shotgun sequence containing:
- the LOC121255222 gene encoding probable methyltransferase PMT15, with product MAFANPLHYFWVFKTKRANLYYLIFVAILCSLCYLVGIWSHSSTAVIPSSFSGVSCSDQSLNSTFVSSVSVVALDFSAHHQAPDPSPTAARVNHIPPCEAKFSEYTPCEDAERSLKFDRNMLVYRERHCPEPREVLKCRVPAPYGYKVPFRWPESRDSVWFANVPHKHLTVEKKNQNWVRFQRDRFRFPGGGTMFPNGADAYIDDIGKLINLKDGSIRTAIDTGCGVASWGAYLLSRNILAVSFAPRDTHEAQVQFALERGVPALIGVLASIRLPYPSRAFDMAHCSRCLIPWGQYDGHYLIEVDRVLRPGGYWILSGPPINWQNHWRGWERTPEDLKAEQTGIENVARSLCWKKIKQKNDIAIWQKPTNHVHCKMNRKVFKFPQFCPAQDPDKAWYTKMENCITPLPNVSNIKQVAGGELANWPERLTSIPPRIRRGTLKGITAETFTENTELWRKRVAYYKTIDHQLGERGRYRNLLDMNSYLGGFSAALVVNDPVWVMNVVPVEADVNTLGVVYERGLIGTYQNWCEAMSTYPRTYDFIHADSVFSLYKDRCDMEDILLEMDRILRPEGSAIFRDDVDYLVKIKSILDAMQWDSRIVDHENGPLEREKILMAVKQYWTAPAPDQNQQGTISAS